A window of the Streptomyces sp. JB150 genome harbors these coding sequences:
- a CDS encoding GntR family transcriptional regulator has product MTSFAPDSIVLNRKLPLWYQVSQSLRASILGRSPRDPLRLPTEEQLAGHYGVSVLTMRQALKELEDEGLITRHRRRGTFIEPSARRGSPVRLLGSVDAIVAQQSGMTTRLLEHGRAPVPAEVADHFPDLSEAATYHRLRSDAETGEPTNHARNWVRPELADRIDLDDLVRWPMTKVLRDVVGAGISRITDTVEARLADPETARLLEVPLLSPILHYTGVTYDDDGRVLDVAVIHYRGDRFSFTVTLDAT; this is encoded by the coding sequence GTGACCTCCTTCGCCCCCGACTCCATCGTCCTGAACCGCAAGCTGCCGCTCTGGTACCAGGTGTCGCAGTCGCTGCGCGCCTCGATACTCGGCCGCTCGCCCCGGGACCCGCTGCGGCTGCCCACGGAGGAACAGCTCGCCGGGCACTACGGCGTGAGCGTGCTGACCATGCGGCAGGCGCTGAAGGAGCTGGAGGACGAGGGGCTCATCACCCGCCATCGCCGGCGCGGCACGTTCATCGAGCCCAGCGCCCGCCGGGGTTCACCGGTGCGGCTGCTGGGGTCGGTGGACGCGATCGTGGCCCAGCAGTCCGGTATGACGACGCGGCTGCTGGAGCACGGGCGCGCCCCCGTGCCCGCCGAGGTCGCCGACCACTTCCCGGACCTCTCGGAGGCGGCCACGTACCACCGGCTGCGCAGCGACGCGGAGACCGGCGAGCCGACCAACCACGCCCGCAACTGGGTCCGCCCCGAGCTGGCCGACCGGATCGACCTGGACGACCTGGTGCGCTGGCCGATGACCAAGGTGCTGCGGGACGTGGTGGGCGCCGGCATCAGCCGTATCACGGACACCGTGGAGGCCCGCCTCGCCGACCCGGAGACGGCCCGGCTCCTGGAGGTGCCGCTGCTCAGCCCGATCCTCCACTACACGGGCGTCACCTACGACGACGACGGCCGGGTCCTCGACGTCGCCGTCATCCACTACCGCGGCGACCGCTTCTCCTTCACGGTCACACTCGACGCCACCTGA
- a CDS encoding type ISP restriction/modification enzyme — MPGVTYEDAPLLADLMPWSVAPPRIGRAWPAAPDPGSLRARWDAFVKADGAGREALLEPTRARTLRTAVGRLPGQSAGTERLLRASGPCPEPVRVLRAPFDEQWLIPDHRLIDAARPELWRVADAHQVFAVENPDDPALPLLATSFLPLPRSGRVRPLHRRPGGTEPNLAPGLLEHLAALLGAPVEPRDVLAWALATAGAGLAVPLTRDPEEWAEGLALGHRLLWLLRRDGERPRLPGGRRPYVRAPLPARPRTLVYDREEEALFLDEGRISPVPPEAWDFETGGVRVLEQWFTARTAEAAPGTLAAIRPAAWPQTWTSELLELITVLALLAELRPLRARLTVRHPVTATDLRTAGVLPAPDTARRPASVLTEPEEGPEGQLALI, encoded by the coding sequence ATGCCGGGCGTGACGTACGAGGACGCTCCGCTGCTGGCCGACCTCATGCCGTGGTCCGTCGCACCCCCGCGGATCGGCCGGGCGTGGCCGGCGGCTCCCGACCCCGGCTCGCTCAGGGCCCGCTGGGACGCCTTCGTGAAGGCCGACGGCGCCGGCCGGGAAGCGCTGCTGGAGCCGACCCGCGCCCGCACCCTGCGCACCGCGGTCGGCCGGCTGCCCGGCCAGTCCGCCGGCACCGAACGCCTGCTGCGCGCCTCGGGCCCCTGCCCGGAGCCGGTCCGTGTCCTGCGCGCCCCCTTCGACGAGCAGTGGCTGATCCCGGACCACCGGCTCATCGACGCCGCCCGCCCGGAGCTGTGGCGGGTGGCCGACGCGCACCAGGTGTTCGCCGTGGAGAACCCCGACGACCCGGCCCTCCCGCTGCTGGCGACGTCGTTCCTCCCGCTGCCGCGCTCCGGCCGCGTCCGCCCTCTCCACCGCCGCCCCGGCGGCACCGAACCCAACCTGGCCCCCGGCCTCCTGGAGCACCTGGCCGCCCTCCTGGGAGCGCCGGTCGAGCCGCGGGACGTCCTCGCCTGGGCGCTGGCGACGGCTGGAGCCGGTCTCGCCGTCCCGCTCACCCGGGATCCCGAGGAGTGGGCGGAGGGCCTGGCGCTGGGCCACCGGCTGCTGTGGCTGCTGCGCCGCGACGGCGAGCGCCCCCGGCTCCCGGGCGGGCGCCGCCCGTACGTCCGCGCCCCGCTGCCCGCCCGCCCCCGCACCCTCGTCTACGACCGCGAGGAGGAAGCCCTCTTTCTCGACGAGGGCCGCATCTCACCGGTGCCGCCCGAGGCCTGGGACTTCGAGACGGGCGGGGTCCGGGTGCTGGAGCAGTGGTTCACCGCCCGCACCGCCGAGGCGGCGCCCGGCACCCTGGCGGCGATCCGCCCGGCGGCCTGGCCGCAGACCTGGACGTCCGAACTCCTGGAGCTGATCACCGTCCTCGCCCTGCTGGCGGAACTGCGCCCGCTGCGCGCACGCCTGACGGTGCGTCACCCCGTCACGGCGACGGACCTGCGCACGGCGGGCGTGCTCCCGGCCCCGGACACGGCCCGCCGGCCGGCCTCGGTCCTGACCGAACCCGAGGAGGGACCCGAGGGGCAACTGGCCCTGATTTAG
- a CDS encoding TetR/AcrR family transcriptional regulator C-terminal domain-containing protein: MAGRAAEPHVIWARPERTGRGPRPAYTRSDIAAAAVRIADAEGLDAVSMRRVAAELGCGTMSLYNYVPRKEDLYELMVDAVGAEHEIREPSGDWRADMLRNARETRAIMRRHTWVPRLMPGVYGFSPHTLRYLEHCLACLEPLDVPYGTKMELVALVNGVVTTYAANEIATVERARSMPWSAEEENAVRMAYLGSQVAGGAYPRLAAAFREASGPVDLEAVFQRALERVLDAFDPDLRRAGGNAADAP, encoded by the coding sequence ATGGCGGGCCGAGCGGCCGAACCCCATGTGATCTGGGCGCGCCCCGAACGGACGGGGCGTGGGCCGAGGCCCGCGTACACCCGTTCCGACATCGCGGCCGCGGCCGTCCGCATCGCCGACGCGGAAGGGCTGGACGCGGTGTCGATGCGGCGGGTCGCCGCCGAGCTGGGCTGCGGCACGATGTCGCTGTACAACTACGTCCCCCGCAAGGAGGACCTGTACGAGCTGATGGTGGACGCCGTCGGCGCCGAGCACGAGATCCGCGAGCCCTCGGGCGACTGGCGGGCCGACATGCTCCGCAACGCGCGGGAGACGCGCGCCATCATGCGCCGGCACACCTGGGTGCCGCGCCTGATGCCGGGTGTGTACGGCTTCAGCCCCCACACCCTGCGCTACCTGGAGCACTGCCTGGCCTGCCTGGAGCCGCTGGACGTCCCCTACGGCACCAAGATGGAGCTGGTCGCCCTCGTCAACGGCGTCGTCACGACGTACGCCGCGAACGAGATCGCCACCGTCGAGCGCGCCCGGTCCATGCCGTGGTCGGCGGAGGAGGAGAACGCGGTCCGCATGGCCTACCTCGGCAGCCAGGTGGCCGGCGGTGCCTACCCGCGCCTGGCCGCGGCCTTCCGGGAGGCGAGCGGGCCGGTCGATCTGGAGGCGGTGTTCCAGCGGGCACTCGAACGTGTGCTGGACGCCTTCGACCCCGACCTGCGCCGGGCGGGCGGGAACGCGGCGGACGCCCCCTAA
- a CDS encoding ATP-binding cassette domain-containing protein gives MTTTYAVLSEGLEKRFGEVRALRGLDLAVARGTVCGLLGPNGAGKTTAVRLLTTLLRPDAGSARIAGHDLVREAAEVRRRIGVTGQYASVDGDLTGRQNLRLFARLHRVRGPARAADELLERFGLTEAADRPASAYSGGMRRRLDLAASLVRRPEVLFLDEPTTGLDPVSRSGVWEAVRALRADGTTVVLTTQYLEEADRLADDIALVDHGRVAHTGSPAELKALVGTHVEVVVADAGAMVRAAGVLDRLTGGRPVFDHDRAAVGAVTRDTTLTLPRLVRELDAAGVPLLDASLRPPTLDDVFLRLTEKEPAA, from the coding sequence ATGACTACTACGTACGCTGTACTTAGTGAAGGACTGGAAAAGCGTTTCGGCGAGGTGCGCGCCCTGCGCGGGCTGGATCTCGCGGTCGCCCGGGGCACGGTCTGCGGGCTGCTCGGCCCGAACGGCGCGGGCAAGACCACCGCCGTCCGGCTGCTGACCACGCTGCTGCGCCCGGACGCGGGCTCGGCGCGGATCGCGGGGCACGACCTGGTCCGCGAGGCGGCGGAGGTCCGCCGCCGAATCGGCGTCACCGGGCAGTACGCGTCGGTCGACGGCGACCTCACGGGGCGTCAGAACCTGCGGCTGTTCGCCCGGCTGCACCGGGTGCGCGGACCGGCGCGGGCCGCCGACGAGCTGCTGGAGCGCTTCGGGCTCACCGAGGCCGCGGACCGGCCCGCCTCGGCCTACTCGGGCGGGATGCGCCGCCGGCTGGACCTGGCGGCGAGCCTGGTCCGCCGCCCGGAGGTGCTGTTCCTCGACGAGCCGACCACCGGCCTCGACCCGGTGTCCCGCAGCGGCGTGTGGGAGGCGGTGCGCGCGCTGCGGGCGGACGGCACGACGGTGGTGCTGACCACCCAGTACCTGGAGGAGGCCGACCGGCTCGCCGACGACATCGCCCTGGTGGACCACGGCCGGGTCGCGCACACCGGCTCCCCGGCCGAACTGAAGGCACTCGTCGGGACACACGTGGAGGTGGTCGTCGCGGACGCCGGCGCGATGGTGCGGGCGGCGGGTGTCCTCGACCGGCTCACCGGCGGACGCCCCGTCTTCGACCACGACCGGGCCGCCGTCGGCGCGGTCACCCGCGACACCACGCTCACCCTGCCCCGCCTGGTGCGCGAACTCGACGCGGCGGGCGTGCCGCTGCTCGACGCGAGCCTCAGGCCACCGACCCTCGACGACGTCTTCCTGCGCCTCACCGAGAAGGAGCCCGCCGCATGA
- a CDS encoding ABC transporter permease, with translation MSTLAHDGTALLARQLQRARNNPGLLILTQTMPVTMLLFFGYVFGSALAMPGAAYRSFLVPGLLVATAAGGVMTGMFQAAQDTHRGVTDRLRTLPVSRAAVPLGQAVADLVVTAAGTVPFLLVGLAMGWRVEGSAAGAAGAVALLLLFRFACVWAGIFLGLLTRDEEAAGQLGAVTFVLPLLSNAYIPTEGLPAWLRALAEWNPISAVTTAVRHLFGNAPVPQGAAWPVAHPVAGSLAWCAVLIAVFAPAAVRRFSAGNR, from the coding sequence ATGAGCACGCTCGCCCACGACGGCACCGCCCTGCTCGCCCGCCAGCTCCAGCGGGCCCGCAACAACCCGGGGCTGCTGATCCTCACCCAGACCATGCCGGTCACCATGCTGCTGTTCTTCGGCTACGTCTTCGGCAGCGCGCTCGCCATGCCCGGCGCCGCGTACCGCTCCTTCCTGGTGCCGGGGCTGCTGGTGGCGACGGCCGCGGGCGGGGTGATGACCGGGATGTTCCAGGCCGCCCAGGACACCCACCGGGGCGTGACCGACCGGCTGCGCACCCTGCCGGTCAGCCGGGCCGCGGTGCCGCTGGGCCAGGCCGTCGCGGACCTGGTCGTCACGGCGGCGGGCACGGTGCCGTTCCTGCTGGTGGGGCTGGCGATGGGCTGGCGCGTCGAGGGATCGGCGGCCGGGGCGGCGGGGGCCGTCGCCCTGCTGCTGCTGTTCCGGTTCGCCTGCGTCTGGGCGGGCATCTTCCTCGGTCTGCTCACCCGCGACGAGGAGGCGGCCGGCCAGCTCGGTGCGGTCACCTTCGTGCTGCCGCTGCTGTCCAACGCCTACATCCCCACCGAGGGCCTGCCCGCCTGGCTGCGCGCCCTCGCCGAGTGGAACCCGATCAGCGCGGTCACCACGGCCGTACGGCACCTCTTCGGCAACGCCCCGGTGCCGCAGGGGGCGGCCTGGCCGGTGGCGCATCCGGTCGCGGGCTCGCTGGCCTGGTGCGCGGTGCTGATCGCCGTGTTCGCCCCGGCCGCCGTGCGCCGGTTCTCGGCCGGGAACCGGTAA
- a CDS encoding CaiB/BaiF CoA-transferase family protein yields the protein MERLPLPLEGITVVAVEQAVSAPFATRQLADLGARVIKVERVDGGDFARGYDTAARGLASHFVWCNRGKESIALDLKDPRGLDVVRRLIVDADVFVQNLAHGAAARLGLDAATLCAAHPRLIAVDISGYGGSGPYADKRAYDMLVQCEAGLVSVTGTPEQPVKAGIPAADIAAAMYAFSGVLAALVRRGTTGRGGPVEVSMLEALAEWMGHPLHHAMHDGAPPARTGLAHAVIAPYDAYPTADGGRVLLSVQNDREWRRLAERVLGEPGLGTDPAFATNAARVANRDRTDELVAKALSVLDADEALARLEGAGIACARLRDVREVAEHPQLAARERWREVGSPVGPLRALLPPITLPGGEPARMGDVPALGRHTEALLRAVGMTDDEIAALRRDGVAA from the coding sequence ATGGAGCGTCTTCCCCTGCCCCTGGAGGGCATCACCGTCGTCGCCGTCGAGCAGGCCGTCTCCGCCCCGTTCGCCACCCGTCAGCTCGCCGATCTCGGCGCGCGGGTGATCAAGGTGGAGCGGGTCGACGGCGGCGACTTCGCGCGCGGCTACGACACCGCCGCCCGCGGTCTGGCCTCGCACTTCGTGTGGTGCAACCGGGGCAAGGAGTCGATCGCGCTGGACCTGAAGGACCCGCGCGGGCTGGACGTCGTACGGCGGCTGATCGTTGACGCGGACGTGTTCGTGCAGAACCTCGCGCACGGCGCGGCGGCCCGGCTCGGCCTGGACGCGGCGACGCTGTGCGCGGCGCACCCGCGGCTGATCGCCGTGGACATATCCGGCTACGGCGGGTCGGGACCGTACGCGGACAAGCGGGCCTACGACATGCTCGTGCAGTGCGAGGCGGGCCTGGTGTCGGTGACCGGGACGCCGGAGCAGCCGGTGAAGGCGGGCATTCCGGCGGCGGACATCGCGGCCGCCATGTACGCCTTCTCCGGGGTGCTGGCCGCGCTGGTGCGGCGGGGGACGACCGGGCGGGGCGGGCCGGTGGAGGTCTCGATGCTGGAGGCGCTGGCGGAGTGGATGGGGCATCCGCTGCACCACGCGATGCACGACGGCGCACCCCCGGCGCGCACCGGTCTCGCGCACGCGGTGATCGCGCCGTACGACGCGTACCCGACGGCGGACGGGGGGCGGGTGCTGCTGTCGGTGCAGAACGACCGGGAGTGGCGGCGGCTGGCCGAACGGGTGCTGGGCGAACCGGGGCTGGGCACGGACCCGGCGTTCGCGACGAACGCGGCGCGGGTGGCGAACCGGGACCGCACGGACGAGCTGGTGGCGAAGGCGCTGAGCGTGCTGGACGCCGACGAGGCGCTGGCACGGCTGGAAGGGGCGGGGATCGCGTGCGCGCGGCTGCGGGACGTCCGCGAGGTGGCGGAGCACCCGCAGCTCGCGGCGCGGGAGCGGTGGCGGGAGGTGGGCTCGCCGGTGGGGCCGCTGCGGGCGCTGCTGCCGCCGATCACCCTGCCGGGTGGGGAACCCGCACGGATGGGTGACGTCCCCGCGCTCGGCCGGCACACCGAGGCGCTGCTGCGTGCCGTGGGGATGACGGACGACGAGATCGCAGCCTTGCGCCGGGACGGTGTGGCGGCCTGA
- a CDS encoding anti-sigma factor — translation MSLFGRLLRRDDPHSLAAPYALDALEPDERRRFERHLARCGRCDAEARALTEDAVRLAFSAAEPAPPALRERVMAAVRATPQEAAAAPGHAPRLPPHVWGVQPPRARARTPRARPLLMPFATVTAAAALVVAALFAVQAERTRDELAAERDRAREIAHVLSAGDARAASGRDARGRTIGVIASVSTGRAVVTLRGYGEPPGEHVHQLWLMRPGAPPRSLGLFDGDTPLAASGLDSAATSLAVTVEPDGGSDRPTTTPVVQLALNSVGFGE, via the coding sequence ATGAGCCTGTTCGGGCGGCTGCTGCGCCGCGACGACCCCCACTCGCTCGCCGCGCCCTACGCCCTCGACGCGCTCGAACCCGACGAGCGGCGCCGGTTCGAGCGGCATCTGGCCCGGTGCGGGCGGTGCGACGCCGAGGCGCGGGCGCTCACCGAGGACGCGGTGCGGCTGGCCTTCTCGGCGGCCGAACCCGCCCCGCCCGCCCTGCGCGAGCGCGTCATGGCCGCCGTACGGGCCACCCCGCAGGAGGCCGCCGCCGCACCAGGGCACGCGCCGCGGCTGCCGCCGCACGTCTGGGGCGTCCAGCCGCCGCGGGCGCGGGCCCGCACCCCCCGGGCGCGCCCGCTGCTCATGCCGTTCGCGACGGTGACCGCCGCCGCGGCCCTCGTGGTCGCCGCGCTGTTCGCCGTCCAGGCGGAGCGGACGCGGGACGAACTCGCCGCGGAGCGCGACCGGGCACGTGAGATCGCCCACGTCCTGAGCGCGGGGGACGCCCGCGCGGCGTCCGGCCGGGACGCGCGGGGCCGCACGATCGGAGTAATCGCTTCCGTTTCGACGGGGCGCGCGGTGGTGACCCTGCGGGGGTACGGCGAGCCGCCCGGCGAACACGTGCACCAGCTGTGGCTCATGCGTCCCGGCGCGCCACCGCGCTCTCTGGGCCTCTTCGACGGCGATACGCCCTTGGCCGCGTCCGGCCTGGACAGCGCGGCGACGTCACTCGCCGTCACCGTCGAACCCGACGGGGGCTCAGACCGGCCCACGACCACGCCCGTTGTCCAACTCGCCCTGAATTCGGTCGGATTCGGAGAGTAA
- a CDS encoding sigma-70 family RNA polymerase sigma factor produces MEADELLLRVAGGDQRAFEDLYTLVSGPVFGLVKRVVRDPAQSEEVAQEVLLELWRSARRFDPGRGSALAWVLTLAHRRAVDRVRSARAAADREQREALRARAPAFDQVAEEVEAGLEREWVRRCLHRLTALQRQSVTLAYYDGYTYREVAERLSLPLGTVKTRMRDGLTRLRDCLGGAA; encoded by the coding sequence GTGGAGGCGGACGAGCTTCTGCTGCGCGTGGCGGGCGGCGACCAGCGGGCCTTCGAGGATCTGTACACGCTGGTGTCCGGCCCGGTGTTCGGTCTGGTCAAGCGGGTGGTGCGGGATCCGGCCCAGTCGGAGGAGGTGGCCCAGGAAGTGCTGCTCGAACTGTGGCGATCCGCACGGCGGTTCGACCCGGGGCGCGGCAGCGCGCTCGCCTGGGTGCTGACCCTCGCCCACCGGCGCGCCGTGGACCGGGTGCGCAGCGCCCGCGCGGCGGCCGACCGCGAGCAGCGGGAGGCGCTGCGCGCCCGGGCGCCCGCCTTCGACCAGGTCGCCGAGGAGGTGGAGGCGGGCCTGGAACGGGAGTGGGTGCGCCGCTGCCTGCACCGGCTCACCGCCCTCCAGCGCCAGTCCGTCACCCTCGCCTACTACGACGGCTACACCTACCGCGAGGTCGCCGAACGGCTGTCGCTGCCGCTGGGCACGGTCAAGACCCGGATGCGGGACGGGCTGACCCGGCTGCGGGACTGCCTCGGAGGTGCGGCATGA
- a CDS encoding DUF4331 domain-containing protein, giving the protein MTAISRSGAGRGVTALVCGALAAGGLAAAGVTALEPGAAAASSHREAPLISGTPQFDNTDLYAFVSPDKPDTTTLIANWIPFEEPAGGPNFFPFAEDAQYDLRVDRDGDAREDLVFRYTFRTHVKNGNTFLYNTGPVESLDDPDLNVTQTYDIELIRLKNLRPVSRTRIAAEVPVAPSNVGKASMPDYGELRAQAVRELPGGATTFAGQADDPFFLDLRVFDLLYGGNLTEVGNDTLKGYNVNSIALQVPTDLITESAHQPVVGIWSTTQRKNAQGHFRQVSRLGNPLVNEVVNPQKDKDVFNASTPRDDARFLKNVTHPELPKLIEAIYKIKAPAEPRTDLVDVFLKGVKDLNQPPHVTPAEQLRLNTAVKPAKDPKRLGVLDGDTAGFPNGRRLTDDVIDAALQVVEGELVGAENDLGDAVDANDKKFGKAFPYLALPAEGSRGPLAQGTSGNADVRSGLGDALRPAGASSGGADTSLIALSAGAGALGVLLIGAALAWWRRGRGRAY; this is encoded by the coding sequence ATGACAGCTATCTCCAGGAGCGGGGCCGGACGCGGCGTGACCGCGCTCGTGTGTGGCGCGCTGGCCGCCGGGGGGCTCGCGGCCGCCGGTGTGACCGCGCTGGAGCCGGGGGCGGCCGCCGCCTCCAGCCACCGGGAGGCCCCGCTGATCTCCGGGACCCCGCAGTTCGACAACACCGACCTCTACGCGTTCGTCAGCCCCGACAAGCCGGACACGACGACGCTCATCGCCAACTGGATCCCCTTCGAGGAGCCGGCCGGCGGGCCGAACTTCTTCCCCTTCGCCGAGGACGCGCAGTACGACCTGCGCGTCGACCGCGACGGGGACGCGCGGGAGGACCTGGTCTTCCGCTACACCTTCCGCACGCACGTGAAGAACGGCAACACGTTCCTGTACAACACCGGGCCGGTCGAGAGCCTGGACGACCCGGACCTGAACGTGACACAGACGTACGACATCGAGCTGATCCGGCTGAAGAACCTGCGCCCGGTGTCCCGCACGAGGATCGCCGCCGAGGTGCCGGTGGCGCCGTCGAACGTCGGCAAGGCGTCCATGCCGGACTACGGCGAACTGCGCGCCCAGGCGGTACGGGAACTGCCCGGCGGCGCGACGACGTTCGCCGGGCAGGCGGACGACCCGTTCTTCCTGGACCTGCGCGTCTTCGACCTGCTGTACGGCGGGAACCTCACCGAGGTCGGCAACGACACCCTCAAGGGCTACAACGTCAACTCCATCGCGCTCCAGGTCCCCACGGACCTGATCACCGAGTCGGCGCACCAGCCGGTCGTCGGCATCTGGTCCACCACCCAGCGCAAGAACGCCCAGGGGCACTTCCGGCAGGTGTCGCGGCTGGGCAATCCGCTGGTAAACGAGGTCGTCAACCCGCAGAAGGACAAGGACGTCTTCAACGCCTCCACGCCCCGCGACGACGCGAGGTTCCTGAAGAACGTCACCCACCCCGAGCTGCCGAAGCTCATCGAGGCCATCTACAAGATCAAGGCCCCGGCCGAGCCGCGCACCGACCTCGTCGACGTCTTCCTCAAGGGCGTGAAGGACCTCAACCAGCCGCCGCACGTCACCCCGGCGGAGCAGCTGCGCCTGAACACCGCGGTCAAGCCCGCGAAGGACCCGAAGCGGCTCGGTGTCCTCGACGGCGACACCGCGGGCTTCCCCAACGGCCGCCGGCTCACCGACGACGTGATCGACGCCGCGCTGCAGGTGGTCGAGGGCGAGCTGGTCGGCGCGGAGAACGACCTGGGGGACGCGGTCGACGCCAACGACAAGAAGTTCGGCAAGGCGTTCCCGTATCTCGCCCTGCCGGCGGAGGGCTCGCGCGGCCCGCTCGCCCAGGGCACCTCCGGAAACGCCGACGTCCGCAGCGGGCTCGGTGACGCGCTGCGCCCCGCGGGCGCGTCCTCCGGCGGCGCCGACACCTCCCTCATCGCCCTGTCCGCGGGCGCCGGCGCGCTGGGCGTCCTGCTGATCGGCGCGGCGCTGGCGTGGTGGCGCCGCGGCAGGGGCCGGGCCTACTGA
- a CDS encoding tetratricopeptide repeat protein, which yields MVPRTTHDNDTGSRRGRALRLAGCAALLAVALTGTSIAVGEPGRPGPRPVSPAPVSPALLPQGDLDAGVTALQAHLRAQPRDFTGWATLALAYVEQARTTGDPSRYPRAERALDRSLALRPGNDQALAGRAALAAARHDFTGALRHADRALRSNPYNERALCSRIDALVELGRYPEASRAARLADTRRPGVPVFTRYAYVSELRGDVRTARRVLERALGSARAPGDVAYVATALGRLAFARGDHAAALRHYARALAADPGQLPALEGRARAQAARGDLAGAVRTAERVVTRAPLPGPLVLLGELYEARGDKAKARAQYALVGAWTDLARAGGVNPDLDTALAAADLGDAETALRAARAEWERRRTVHTADALAWALHANGRDAEALAYARRATATGYRDAAFHYHRGMIERALGRDADARASLTAALGLNPGFSPRGAREARAALKGLGGAQ from the coding sequence ATGGTCCCCCGTACGACGCACGACAACGACACCGGGTCACGGCGCGGGCGCGCCCTGCGGCTCGCGGGCTGTGCCGCGCTGCTGGCGGTGGCCCTGACGGGCACGTCGATCGCGGTCGGCGAGCCCGGCCGGCCCGGCCCGCGGCCGGTGTCCCCGGCGCCCGTGTCCCCGGCCCTGCTCCCGCAGGGCGACCTCGACGCGGGCGTCACCGCGCTCCAGGCCCATCTGCGCGCTCAGCCGAGGGACTTCACCGGCTGGGCGACCCTCGCTCTCGCCTACGTCGAGCAGGCCCGGACCACCGGCGACCCCTCCCGCTATCCGCGGGCCGAACGCGCCCTGGACCGCTCGCTGGCCCTGCGGCCCGGCAACGACCAGGCGCTCGCCGGTCGCGCCGCCCTCGCCGCCGCCCGGCACGACTTCACCGGCGCGCTCCGCCACGCCGACCGCGCGCTGCGGAGCAACCCGTACAACGAGCGCGCCCTGTGCAGCCGTATCGACGCCCTGGTCGAGCTGGGCCGCTACCCCGAGGCCTCGCGCGCAGCCCGCCTCGCCGACACCCGGCGGCCGGGCGTACCGGTGTTCACGCGGTACGCGTACGTCAGTGAGCTGCGCGGCGACGTCCGCACCGCGCGCCGGGTCCTGGAGCGGGCGCTCGGCTCGGCCCGCGCGCCCGGCGACGTGGCGTACGTGGCCACCGCGCTCGGGCGGCTCGCCTTCGCCCGGGGGGACCACGCGGCGGCCCTGCGGCACTACGCCCGCGCCCTCGCCGCCGACCCCGGCCAGCTGCCCGCGCTGGAGGGCCGGGCGCGCGCCCAGGCCGCCCGCGGCGACCTGGCGGGGGCGGTCCGCACGGCGGAGCGGGTCGTCACCCGCGCCCCGCTGCCCGGCCCGCTGGTGCTGCTCGGCGAGCTGTACGAGGCGCGGGGCGACAAGGCGAAGGCGCGTGCGCAGTACGCCCTCGTCGGCGCCTGGACCGACCTCGCCCGCGCGGGCGGCGTCAATCCCGATCTGGACACCGCCCTCGCGGCTGCCGACCTCGGCGACGCGGAAACGGCGCTGCGCGCGGCCCGCGCCGAGTGGGAGCGCCGCCGTACGGTGCACACCGCCGACGCGCTCGCCTGGGCCCTGCACGCGAACGGACGGGACGCCGAGGCGCTGGCGTACGCCCGCCGGGCCACCGCGACCGGTTACCGCGACGCCGCGTTCCACTACCACCGCGGCATGATCGAACGGGCGCTGGGCCGCGACGCGGACGCCCGCGCCTCCCTCACCGCGGCGCTGGGGCTGAACCCGGGCTTCTCCCCGCGGGGCGCCCGCGAGGCGAGGGCTGCGCTCAAGGGCCTGGGGGGCGCTCAGTGA